One stretch of Hypanus sabinus isolate sHypSab1 chromosome 29, sHypSab1.hap1, whole genome shotgun sequence DNA includes these proteins:
- the LOC132382745 gene encoding nicotinate-nucleotide pyrophosphorylase [carboxylating]-like gives MPTPSNTPYLHTSQSLSTMEAMTDPAHLLPPHSLRCLARQWLLEDSHQLDWAGAVVGERSVGAALLLKSPGVLAGSPFAQAIFQETGCRFHWLKQDGEHLEPVCTVAHIWGPARALLLAERVALNVLGRASGIATSCRSAQELAYSLGWGGRLAGTRKTTPGFRLVEKHAMVVGGVDTHRYSLGDLIMLKDNHMAVVGDIAKGVRQARVIAGIYNKIEVEARSLDEARQAALAGTDIVMLDNFPPQELQEAARALKEEFPGLLIEASGGITQDNLPVYLSPHINVISLGAFTQRLTAIDFSMKVLPELGSGPESRSFITGAFPEN, from the exons ATGCCAACACCCTCTAATACCCCTTATCTCCACACTTCGCAGAGCTTATCAACCATGGAAGCAATGACGGACCCAGCTCATCTCTTGCCGCCTCATTCCCTGCGCTGCCTAGCACGCCAGTGGTTGCTGGAGGACTCTCACCAGCTGGATTGGGCAGGGGCTGTAGTGGGGGAAAGGTCAGTGGGAGCTGCCCTCCTTCTCAAGTCTCCTGGGGTGTTGGCTGGTTCGCCCTTTGCTCAGGCCATCTTCCAGGAGACTGGTTGTCGATTCCATTGGCTGAAGCAGGACGGGGAGCACCTGGAGCCTGTCTGCACTGTGGCCCATATTTGGGGTCCTGCACGGGCCCTGCTGCTGGCCGAGAGAGTTGCCCTCAATGTTCTTGGACGAGCCAGTGGGATTGCTACCTCCTGCCGCTCTGCCCAAGAGCTAGCATACTCCCTAGGTTGGGGTGGGCGGCTGGCAGGCACCCGCAAGACTACCCCTGGCTTTCGGCTGGTGGAGAAACATGCCATGGTAGTGGGCGGGGTGGATACCCATCGCTACAGTCTCGGAGACCTGATCATGCTCAAGGACAACCACATGGCAGTGGTCGGCGACATTGCTAAG GGAGTGAGACAAGCCCGGGTGATCGCAGGCATCTATAACAAGATCGAGGTGGAGGCTCGCTCACTAGATGAGGCGCGCCAGGCTGCTCTGGCTGGAACTGACATCGTGATGCTGGATAACTTTCCTCCACAG GAATTGCAGGAAGCAGCCAGGGCCCTGAAGGAAGAGTTCCCTGGGCTATTGATCGAAGCCAGTGGTGGAATCACTCAGGATAACCTACCCGTTTACCTCAGTCCTCACATCAATGTAATCTCTCTGGGAGCCTTCACACAGCGGCTGACCGCCATTGATTTCTCCATGAAGGTTCTCCCCGAGCTGGGCAGTGGCCCCGAGTCCAGGTCTTTTATTACTGGAGCCTTCCCTGAGAACTAG